GCACCATTAGCATCCATTCCTGGAGATGTCATTCAAAACATTGTCGGATTAATAATCGCGATTCCTGTATGTATCGTGCTGAAAAAGACACCCTACTTCAAAAAGAATTTTTAATCTAAAACAAACACGCCATCTTGCTGTTGTGCTTGCAGCAAAGATGGCGTGTTTGTTGAATTTTTTTCAAATGGCAAGAATGTAGGGTTTTTTTCATACTATATCTTGGAGGTGAAAAAATGCCAAGAGTAAAATACATTGATAATGACGTTTCCTTAGTGGCAAGAATGATGAGAGCTGAAGCGGTAGGAGAAGGAAACCAAGGAATGCTATATGTTGGCAATGTCATTGTGAATCGTCTTGTATCAAATTGTTTAGACTTTAAAGATTTAAGAACAATTGAAGATGTTATTTATCAGGTACAGGGAGGAAATTTTTCTTTTGAAGCTGTTCAAAAAGGGAATTTATTTTACCAAAGAGCGCGATCTTCTGAAAAAAGATTAGCAAAACAGACTTTGGATTATTGGAGACAACATCCAGCCAAATATGCACTTTGGTACTTCAATCCATATGCCCCATGTCCCCCAACATGGTATGGTCAACCGTTTACTGGGCAATTTAAGAACCATTGTTTTTATGAACCAGCTCCAGATACTTGTGAAGGTGTTTATACGGGATAGATAACGTAATAGTAATGCTACAAGTACAACCATTTTTACAGAAAGAAATCTTATATATTTAATGTATTTTTCCTCATAAACGACTATTTTAAAACCACACATTTCACTTTGCTAAAGTCAGAAATGTGTGGTGTAGTTATTTACTATTCCTAAAAAAGATCCATCGGCATATTTTCCATAAATTCCCTTACTTCTCGAATACCAGGAAGCTCTCTTTCTACAAGTTCCACACCTAGTATTTTTGCAAGCGGTTGAAGCATTGGTCTTACTTCTTTAGAGACAAATATTTTACTTGGTCTTACCTCTAAGCCTTGTAAATATGCCCATAAAATGCTCTGTGCCATTGGGGGGGTTTTAGGCATAGAGATTACCTCATGTCCAATCACCAAATTGCTTCCTCGTTCAACAAGTATGCCAACAATCGGATAAACATAGCGGTTGGTTTGTTCCATTTCTACACCAAAGGGCATGTAAAATAAATCATATTCTAATTGTAACGCACTTTTAGGCTTTTTCTTATATTGCGCTTTTTCAAACATTGAAATTTCCTCATAGCACTCGAATGTTGGCTTTGAGACCTGAATTTTCAACAGATAAATTTCTTGTAACTCGCCATCCGTTTTTACTTTAAATGCTGGATATTCATGTGCAGCTACCTGCGGATATTGCCAGCCATCCTTCCGAATTTCTGTTATATTAATCATCGTACTGATAACATCAATTAAAAGCTCTACTTCTATATAATTTGGTCTTTCAGGATGTGTTCCCTCTAGATAGCTACGGAATTGAATCCAATTCTTCTTTCCTCTATATGTTAGCCCACAATCTTTAATAAGCTGATAATCTGCTGGTTCTAACTCATCTCTATCAACAAAATTAACAGTTAAAGCATTTAAACTATAGGAAAAATCGCTCGATAAATTTTTCTCAAAAAGAATTTTCGCTAAGCTATCATAGCCATGCTCAAGATCAAATACCATTAATCCAAACTCTCCACCAGCAGCTCCCATAACAGAAACAAGTACCTTGTCATTCATATCTCCATAATCAATCACAATAATCTCATTGCTTTCTAAGTATTCCCACGGCTTTAATTTTTTTAGATCATTCGCAAGCTCCAATAAAGTAAGGTAATCTGGTTCCTGACTTTCTAGAAAATCTATAATTCTTTCCATTTCCCTAGCCGCTATCCATTCATTGATTTCCTCGATATTAATCTTGTTTAATTTCCCCGTGTGAATATCACCTGCTCCAGCAATACAAATTGCCTTTTCTGAATCCATTGGTAATTGCACATAACTATCTAACCGAATAATAAATAATTCATTGGTATCAATAACCTGTCCAATCGCTTCATCACCAGACTTTCGGAACCATTTGATGACCAGCTCCTCCTCTGAATCTAAATCCGTGTCATTATCAGGTAAAAATAATATTTTTTCTTTATTCGCAGATACTTGTCCATCTTTTTTAACTATTTCAAAATTAACATATTCCGCATCATCCAAATCAAAGCTTAGCAATAAAAGCTCATCTAATAAATCAAATCTACTTTCCTCTGGCAACAAAAGCTTTCGATAGATTTTCGGCTTTTTCTTGCTCTCTATATGGAGTTGTATCATGATTTAACCTCTTTTCTATTTGTTAAACTGCCGGGATGAAATCATAGCTTATAAATCTGCTCTTCATTGATAGCCATCCTCATAGTAAACCACTTTTTATTAACTTTACTGACAAACTCTCTATGCTGCAAGATTTTATACTCCTTGTTTGCCATGGACAAATTAAATAAGCATGGTTGCGAGAAAAATAGCCCCTTTTAAAATGTGGAATAAATGCAAATTAGAGCACACAAAATTTACAAAAATGATATTAAATTTCCTTAAATATTGATTTTTCTTCCTGTACACTTAAAATAGTAGTGTAGTTAATGTTTGGTATATATAGATTATTTTATGGGAAAAACCTAATTTTTTTTTACGAAATACGTTGCAGGAAAATTGATAATATGATAATGCAATCTAAAATAACTTCGCAAAGGATGAAATGCATAATGTATGAATTAGTTTGTAAATGCAAGAAAACGATGGGTGCTACTGTTATTTTATCGTTAATATTAGTTTTGTTTGGATGTCAAAATAAAGAAGATACCAGTCCACCTGTTGATGAACCACATGTTGATGATAATGAAGAACTCATTGTTTCTGTATTTGATAACGAAGGCAAAGGTAGTGTAGTGGAGATAAATGCTAAAAAACATGTAGAAAACGAATTAGTTAATAATGAAGAGGTTTGGTTACATGCATCACTTTCAGGCAATAAACAATATCTTGCCTATACAAGTGCAAAAGGTGATGGACCTTGGGAGATTTATTTATTAGACAGAAACGATAAAAAAACTTCTCAAGTTACAAATGATACTTTAGGACAACTTATTCCTAGATTTGGTGATGAGGAAGGCAAAACCATCTACAGTGAAATAATAGGGCCAACATACCCTGTTTCCAAGATTGCGAAAATAGATGTGCAAAAGAAGAATTCTATTGTATTTGATACAAAACAACCTGACCGTGCTGTAGAAATGTATGATACTTCTAAAGACAAAATTATTGGTGCATTTGTCTCTGAGGAAGAGAATACAGCAAGAAGGAAGGCTGCAAATGATGCTGGTGTACCTTTAGGGCAAATTGTCTACTCAATATATGAAATGAATTTAGATGGCTCTGACATGAATTTGGTAACGAATATAAAAGCCATCAATATTGATTCGATGGCATATGGAGCTAATGGAAATTCTGTTATTCTCGGAGGGGAAAATATAAATGAAGATGAGGGAAGCGGCATTTATCGGTTATCTCTAACAGACAAAACATTAACTACCCTATTAACAGATCAAATGATTAAAAAAAGTAAGAATCCCCTATTATCAGAGATTGGTCAAAGAAGGTTAGCGGTATTGTCAAAAAATGAGCGATTTATTTATTTTTCAGGTATCCCTAAAAATGCAGCAGATGTTAGTTTTGACGGTATAATTTCAAAAATACAGTGTATCTATAAGTATGACTTGGATAATAAAGAAATAACAAAAGTATATGAGTATAAAAAACCAGCTTTTATTACGGATATGACGGTTACATATTAGGGTATGTAGTTGTTCAGTCGAAATAAAATCCATTCCTTTGATAAATAAAAGCTACTAGATATATTATAGAATAATCAGGTTTAAGAAATATATCCTCTGACATTGTGTCAATATTGATGTTTGGTTATAAATAATACTAATATTATATTTTGCGAAAAATACATCTACTTTATTTATAAAACAACTCATTGCCATATTACTAGGAAAGGACCTTTAAACCCAGTTTTTTCAAAGTTTTATACTTGTCTGTCGGTTCAAGAATAGTGCTTTTTTATGGCATACAACACATAAAGCAACACAATTTTCAATTATATCTGGTCCTCCTTATGATAGGAATTGAATATGATGACATTCTCAATATGGATTACCAATTTAATCATAAAATTCACTTCTACTACATGCCCATCTCAAATTTTGATATTTTAACAAACTTATAAAGGACATATTTTGGCTGGATAACAAATAAACCTAAAAATTATCCAAGCCTTGTCAATAAATCGATTGCTGATATTCCTATATTTACCTACCTTAAAACATTTAGGCGATTTATGTATGTCACAAATGGCTAAGCCTGGTCAACTAAAAGCGAAAAGGGTATGTTAAAAGTTTTTCGACTTTTAGCACACCCTTATTCCATTATTAATCAAAATCAATTACATTCACTTCTTATTCTGTATCCCTCGAATCGTACTTTTCGGAATTGTTGCATCATGCTCAACAATGAATACTTTCGAGAAGCAGTTGTAATACATTTCATCATGTCCCTTTGGTGACACAATAATTAGCTTACGTTGCAGCTCCTCGGCATAAAGATTAAACACCTTGTTTTTCCGCTCATCATCTAATGCGCTATCAAACTCATCGAGCACGATATAGCCTGGTGAAGTAGCTAAGTTTTGCAGTAACGCGAGTGCAAAAAGAAGTGAACTTAGTGATTCCTCTCCACCTGATACACCTAGCCCCACCTTTCCACTACGAGCCTTCATACTCACATCTTCAAGTGCACCTTGATGCCCAATTTTACGCGCTTTAATATACAGTCGGAAATTGACACGACCTGATTTTTCCTCAATGCGTTCCTTTTCCACTTGCCCTTCAAACTGAAACAAATCCATATACTTTTGGAAAAGCGTATTGATTTTGATCAAGTGCATCGTAATCGTGGTTTCTAAACGGTCCTCTAGCTCATTTGCACGAATCGTATTACTTTCAAGTAATTGCTCCGATTTCGCTAAATCAGCATTTTTCTTATCGAAATCTGCTTTTTGTTGATCGTAATTTTGCTGGGCATTTTCGTTTATTTTTTCTAAGCGTGCATTGCGTAGTTGCGCTTGTGCTTGTTCGCTTTCAGCCTGTAGCATCGTCAGTGACATGTTCGTTGCGAGTTGTTCGTCTAGTTGCTGTGCTTCTTGCGGTAGTATCTGTTCAAGTTCAATCAAATCGAGCTGACAGCGACTTTTCATCGTTTCATCCAATTCTAGCTTGTCCATTGCCTTTTGAATCGTTAACTCATAACCTGTTATTTGACTTTCAACGATTTTTAACTCGCTTTCGAATTGTTGTTGCTGTTCACCTAGTTGTGATTGCTCGCGTTTTTGTTGATTGATTTCACGATCTTTTGACTCTTGTTCGGTAGTAAGTGCTCGAATATTTTGTTGCAAGTATTTTCTTGCCTGCACAATCTGTTGTAGTTGCATTTGCTGGTCTGCAAATGCGCCGAGCTCCTCATGAATTTTCCATTGTTGCTCATAAAAATCCTGATTATGTTTTGCTTCCATTTGCTCGCTTTTTAGCTCGTCTAGTTGAATTTCAAGTGCTGTTTGCTCATCATAAAGATCTGATAATTTTTGTTCGACTAGTTCAAGTTGCTGCAAATACGATGCATAATCTGCTTGCTTTAATAGTGTACTTTCGGCTAATTGCATTGTATGAAGATGACCTTGTAGCTGTTTCAACTGTTGTTGATTTTCAGTGTATTGTTTTTCTAATTGTTGCTGCTCGTTCTTTGTTTTTGAATAGTTCTGTTGTACTTCCTGCAACAGCTTCTCGATTGCCCCATCACTTAAAATATATTGCGCCGCTTCCTGCGCACCACGAACACCTCGCGTATCATATAACAAGCCTTGCTCGATTTTCGGGCTCTCTAAGATAAACTGCTTCACCCACCAAAGTGCCTTATTCGCATAATTCCGTTGCTGTTCAGTTAAGTCGTTACGAATTTGTAAGCCAAACTCTGGTAGCTTTGAAATACTTTCTGTTGGCACAAGCTGTGGAAGTGATACGTAGTACAAATCATTGACTGGCTTATAGTTTTTCCCGACATAAAAAATGCTATATTTAATCGCCTCAAGCTGCTTTTCCAACTGCACTGGAGCAGATGGCATAAGCTCGATCAACTCACGTAACGTGTACGCCTCTAGTTGCTGTTGCTTTAAATGTAGTAGTCCTTGCTGCTGGCGTGTTGATACGACCTTTTTTAGTTCATACTGTGTAATATTTCGTTCCATCATTTGAAGTTCGATTTTAAGACGCTGTATCTGTTCAAAATCTTGTTCATTTTGCAGTGATACGGTGTTAATTTGTTGCTCGATTTGCGCACTGCTTCCATAAATTGCTTTGCGCTTTTCTGCCTTGGTGATTTCATCTTTTAGCTGCGATGAAGTCACTTCTAAACGGGCTTTTTCTTGATCGAGCTCGCGTTCTTGCTTGCGCAGTCGGGTGTGCTGATTACTGAGCTCACCTAATTGGTTGGTAATCGTAGCGTATTGTTTTTTTGTTTGTTCTAGCTTACGTTGTGTCGTGTCGGCATCAAATCGTAAATACTTGCGCTTTTCATCTATTTTTTCAAGCTGCTGTTCTAACTGCTGCTGTAAATTTTGTTGTTGTGTATCTTCATCTTGTCGTTGTTGGAGCTGATCGTTTATGTGCTTTAATTGCTCTGACAGTACCTCAATATTTTGTGACAATTGTGTTTTTTGTTGCTCTAGTTCACTCATAATTTGCTTTAATTTTTGCTGCGCAACAATCCGTTTTTCCTTTTCTACTTGATCATTCGCTTTTTGCTCCGACGTCCTTTCAATCGAAGTACTATAATACCCGATCATGTGATGGAGCAACGTATAATATTTTTGACCGGATGTGAGAATACGTTTTTTGTTATCCAAATATTTATTGAGCTCTGTTTGGGCCGCATTTAAGTTTAACTCTGCCCCTTTTTGAATCGCCTTTAAATATTCAATTTCCGTACGAACTTCTTTAATTTTTTCTAATGAAGCTTCCCATTCCTTTTGCATCTCTGAAATCTCGAACATATCACTAAATTTACGGAAACGCTCTTCCGGGTACATCGCCGCAAATTGATTGACTTCTTGCTGATACCAAATTAAATAATAAATATCTGGTTCAATTTTATAGCGTACACGCAAATCTTCACGATATGCCTTGAATGTCCGTCCTGCTGTCCCACCAGATGTATAGCGGGCATGCGATGTTAAATGTTCTTGATCTTGCCCATATAGCACCTCATACTCGCGCTGAATCGGGCTATTTTTCGTATCTTGATTGACCGTTAGCTGAAAGGCGATAAATTTTGGACCATCAATTTTTGTCTTACCTTCATTTAAAAATATGAGTGTAATACGTGCATACCAAGGGTCATTTACTTTTAAATTTGTTGAACGAAGTCCCTCTAGTTCAACCTTCGATGAATATAGCACTGCTCCAAGGCAAAATGTTAATGTCGATTTCCCTACACCATTGGGACCCGTAATTAAAATATGCTCGTCTGGTTCCCCCAAATGAATACTGCGCGGTGAGTAATCACGAACGCCATGAATTTTTAATTGATATGGAATCATTCGTTTTCCTCCTCGATATGTAAGTTATAGCGATTAAAAAACTTCATTACTTCTTCTTTACTAAGCTGTGTTTCCTGGGCAAATTCCGTTGTGCGTCGTAAAAATGACTCTGAAAACATATGTACTCCTATAGCCGTTAACATATAGGCCTCTTCAGAAACGGATTCGTAATCTGTAACCGCGCCAATTTTTTTCAGTTGGTCGATATTATTTTTTAATTTCCGATTGGCATTTAGTGATTCATGACCAAAATCAACTAGGATTTGATGCAGGAGCGTAAATTCATGCCCAAGTACTTCTTGGTGATAAAACAAATACAGCATAATGGCGAGCGCCTCACTGCTTAATGTTGATTTCGCATGTTTTGCGGTTACATGCATCATGACAATTACGCGGTCTCGACGGTCATCGTAAATCACACGGAAATAGCGACTTAACGCGGCATTTAAGCGATTGATAAATGAATGGAAAGCATCATCGTCTCCATTTTTAATGCCAAGCAGCTTTTCTAAATCCTTCTTTGCTAAGCCATAATTTGCCCCTTTAATCGATGCAGATGAAGAAAATAATAACTGCATAAACGCTAATTCCTCGTCGGTCGTTAGATAGCCCTTTAAGCTATTCATCATCATAAGGGTATTGTCGAACGGTAAATCGTTTGTCGTCATCGTCTATCCACTCCCATTGTTTTTCATAGTCCTTCGTGTGCTCAATAGGCTGTTGTTCTACCTTTTTGTTACTCGTTAATGCCGAGACAGCTAATAATGAAAGAATCGCATCATGCCATTTGTTTGAACTCGATTCCACAATAAGCTCTTCCATTTCCGTTTCACCGTGTTCACTTAAATAATGTTCAATTCGTTCGGTATCAATCAATGATTGTGTCATTTTCCAGGAAGCATCCTGCAATGCATCTTTTATTGGGCGAATATCCATTTCGGTCTCTTCATATGTATGCTCAAGCTGATGAGACATCAGCTTTTCTAGCTTTGGTTCATACGTTTGTAAATAATGTACGGCATCCGTAATATCTTGTGGGCCAATCGGTGCGGCAAATTTCACAGGGACCCACAGACCATCCATTCCCTCTTCTTCATATTGATTTTGCTCCATAAAACTTAAAATATCGTGGGCTGTTGGGATATTCGTACTGGCTTCAGATGAATGCATTGCCAAAATAAATTGACGCACCTTTTCTGGTGAAATAGTGTTAGCGGTAGGTGTGAGCTGCATATTAACAAAGCGAATATATTTTGTCAGTAAACTTAAGCTAAGTGAAGTCCCTTTTGAAATCGCAGCCGTTCCGCGACGCATTAAATCACTCATTTTCGTACTTTCTTCGACGGTACCAAACTGTTGTAAGCGTTCATTTAATTTTGCTTCAAGCTCAAGCATTAGTTGATTAATTTTCTCCAGCTGCGGTAAGGCATTGCGATCAGCAAGAAGTTCAAGCTGACGTTCCTCCAATTGTTTAATTGCCTCTTCAACGTTGTAAATCATCGATGCAATTTTATTGCCCCCAGAAATTCCTTGATCGTCATAGGCAGCGCTTATTTCGGCATCGCGTCTCGCTTGAAATAGCGAGCGTCCTATATCATCCTGCAAATAATAGGCTAGCGCATCGTTACCCATGCGAATTAACCCGTCCATTAGATTTTTCCCACGGTCACGCATTTTAATTTGACGGCTCTGTTTAACAATCCAATTATTGCGTTCTAAAATCGTTAGCATTCTCGTAATTTGCGCTAATGTTGGTGGTTCATTGTCTTGTGGGTACGTAGACTGATATCGGTAGTATAATACTTCCTCGTTATCAATGGCATCTTTAATGCCGAGAGATGCTTCATTAATTAATTGAATAACATTTAAAAAACGAATCGTTTCGATTGGGGAATCGTACATTTTTTCGGTACTTAATTCCTTTAGCACACCTGCTAATGAGGCTAAATCACGCATTGATTTCATAAATTCTGCGGTTTGATAATCACTTGTAAAAATTGAAATCGGTTCTTTTACACCCATTTGATCCACTGTTCAACCCCTCCTAACTGCTGTTCCTGTTCATGCGCTTCTTGTACTTGGGTAGCATAGCTTTCAATTGAATGATACAGCTCATAATCACGCCCAACAATTTTTACTGTTCCCTTAACTAAGGCTGCGGCATATTTGGCGATCGTGATACCTGCGCTATCGGTATCTGTCCAAATAATCGTTTGTTTAATAGCCGATTGCAGTAATTGCTCGATAAATTGCTTATGGGCAGAACGAATTTGTCCGTCTAAACAAACGATACAAGAATTCGTGTGCCGTAAAAATTCCGTCTCTACAGCCATACGCGTTAAAATAGCGCGGTTTTCAACAAGCCATAGCGTTGTATTTGTCGTTGTAAAAGGTGATGTTAAGACCGCATTATCTGTCATCGCATGCACCGCGCCAATCGCATACGTTGCAACGCTATTTTGCACATGACCAGTAAAATAAATGGGCACAATTTTTCCGATGCTCACAAGCCCATAAAGCGTCGGGTCAATACCGCTTTGCTCCAGCTGCGCTAAAAAGGCCTCGCGCTCTTGGTCAAAGACTTTTGAACCCCCTATCGTATCGTGTAAGGTCGCGCCGATTTCCTTAAAATCAAATAGCTCCTTTTGCAAGGATAACGCATAGAATGCTAAACAAAACTCAATATATTTCATGCGCTTTTTCATCGTCCACTGTGCAGGTAGCACGTTCCATTCGATTGCCTGTTGGAATAACTCCGGTAACGCTAGTTGCTCAGCTTTTTGCTGTAACGCCTGCATCTGTTGCTGTTGTTTTACAATCTGTTGTTGCTCAGATTTGTGTTGCGCTTCTATGTAAGCCGGGCCAATGCGGTAATAATCTTCCTTAACACTAATACCGTCTGTGTGATAACGAATTTCACGTACAATCCAACCCTGTTGTAACCACTGCTGAATCGTGTCATTCGTTTCATGTAACGTTCTTTTCGCATTTGGTGTGAATTTATAGGATGCTAATTTTTTAGGAAGAGGTGAAGTAAATTCTGTATTCATCGTTAACTTTAAATGTGCGACTTTACGAAATGTACGCGCCGTCTTTTTGACCATAGTCGCAACCATTAGTTGCTCTTGTTGTTCTACCTTTTCAATTATTTCATCTTTTTTCAAAAAATACACTTGGATAAATGCCTCATGCATCGTAAAAACCCTCCTTTACTTTGTTTCCAGTTAAATAGTAGCGTACCATATGTTTTGTTTATTGTAGGGAGCTGCGAAACAGTATGCCAATTGATAGCATCTTTTCCTACGCATCCATTTCTTGCTGGTTCATCTCTTAGAAGGCCATTCCCTAAATTTAGACAGAATCATTGGGGACTGATTAAAAGATTTTGTTTTTTCTAGAGTTTTAGCACTTCTCGTTTATTCTGATACTAGACGCTTGTCTAATAAATGATTTTCAGTAAATATAATACTACCTATAATTTGGATAACCTAAATTCAAAATTATAAATATTAATAAAATTACTAAACATTATTAGATTAAATTTTTTTGCCCCTCTGATTTTTATTACCATAAGTGTCACCTCTAAATTTAATTTTATTATAAGTTCTAGTAATTTAATTAAATAGCCTTATTTTGACTCCTAAATTGAATGCCACAGTACAAAATCGCCCGAAAACTCAATCAGAAACCCCAATTTAACTGGTGGTTTGCTCTGCTCATGAAACGCTGCGGTACTGACCCATGTCTAAAAGCATTCTGAAAGGTCCGCCAACTGCACTCCTTTTTCTCACTAACCGCTAAAGCGGCTGACTTTTTTTCTTCCTCTTGTTTTCTTCTATCGTGAACGGGTCAATGAATTCTTTCATAGTCATTTGATTCTCTAGAATATCCTCTTGTAATTGATTTTTAATATATTCCTGAATAATTTTTCTATTTTCCCTACTGTGTCTATAGAATATCTGCGGCACCAAAACTTCCTGTTCCCATATTGGTATTTCAGGTTCGCATGTCGATTAAATATCATTAAACTAATTTTCCTTTTCAAATAACCTACAAATGATGTAACACTTAATTTGGGTGGGATACTTACCAAATATGAAAACGATTGGGACATGCGGTTGCTTCAATAATTTCTACACCTTTTCTTTCATATAATTGGCGAAGAATTCTATCTATATGTGCTTTAATTTGACCATAAATAATTTGCCTTCTATACTTTAATGCAAAGACGATGTGATACTTACAATTCCATGTTGTATGTGCTAAACTTTTATTATCCATTTGGATCCCCTTTCGTACGAAGTCGGTTGACCAGACCTGAATTCATTGTACGGCTGGGGATTTTTTTCTTGTCCATAGCTAAAAGCTCTTTGGAACCCCCCGCATTGTAAGAGGCTTTCAAAAGAATATAAAAAAAGAGCCTGTTAAACTGACTCTCGTTTTCTCTTCATGATATGGTTGTCTTCACCTCTTTAATTTTTATCCATGATAATAGTTTTCGTCACTACTCAATAACCATTTACTGCTATTAAATTGTAAGTATTCTTATAATAGATCATCAACTTTAGATTACCGCTGCTTTACAGAAAGTAACAGGTCCAATTCGTACGATGGTCAGTGATTTCGCTCCAGCGAAGACGACGGTATTTAGGGGAAGCCAAAAAGCATCATAAATCGCGATTCATTGACCGTTGTTTGGCACGAAACCCTGAACAATTAACTGATGAAGAACGTGGATTTGTTGCAAAGTGGAGCCAGGAAGATTTGCCTACAAAATAGATTTATCAAGCATTGAATTATATGAATTATGTACGTACTAAAAGCGACAACGATGACACAAGCAAAACGACGATTAACAGAATGGTTTAAACGGTATCAATTTCATCTTTGTAGTCCCGTTTCTAAAATCGCAAAAACATTGATAACACGTGAAAAAGCATTGCTAGATACATTATTTCATCGCTATCAAATGCCATAATGGAAGGCACGAATAATAAAATTAAACTCATCAAAAGACGTGGTTTTAGCTATCAAAATGAAGACCGTTTTTTTCTTCGTTTACGTTTAGAAACAGGTCGCTGATTTTGTTACCCACAAATCTTGGTGAAGAACCATATAAATGGTAATTAAGTTACATTTAGGAATCACAGACTTTTGGTCACAGTTTTTCTATACGAATAACTTTGATTTTTGCTGGATTTGACTCCAAAATTTCAGAATACCAAATCCTCACTTCATCTCCACTTTTAATTCCTTTCATAGAAAGTTTTGATTCATTAATTAAAATTGAAACTGATTCAAATTTATTTGAGTATATTGCATTTTCGCTAGAGAAACTCTCTATATCTGATTGTTGAACATCCTTTCCTTGAATAAAATAGACTATTCCTTCATGCATTACTATATAGCCAATTTCACTTTCGGTATTTTCTTTATTAGATAATAGTTGGCTAACATTACCTAAGAACCATAAAGCAACAAGAAAAAGAAACAAAAAGACCGTGTTGATAATAGGTTTGGAGATTCTGTTCTTCATTCAAATCACCATACATTTAATTATTTTCATATTGAATACAATTTAGCGTTTTTAAATGTACATAATATATCAAATCCTGTACTCACTTCTATCCTACAATACAAAACGATACTTTACTTGTACTACTTCCCAAAAAAGTCGAGCTTAATATCTTATCCGTAAATTTCTTTATAAAAGAGAAACGACGGCTATTTAAACCGTCGTCTGAGAAATGGGATATAAATTTAGTGCATGAAAAATGCTACTACCAGATAACGGTTTTTTTTATTGCTATCTGGTAGTATTTTTTGTTGTATGAAATACATAATTGAAATGATTATAGCTATCGTAACTTAAAGCCAAATAGTTTACTTTCTCAAATAAAAGTTTTTATTTTTTAGGAAACAATGTATAAGACCATGAGTAGATAAAATCAATGATAAAAACAATGCTCCAAATTGCTCCAATTCCAAAAGTAATCTCATTAGCATAGGGTGATTCCTTTGCTATCCCTTTTTCTATCCATGACAAATCAGTTAAATACATTTTCATCTCTGTAAGGTTTTCCGTTCCCATAATCCAAAAAAACGCTTGCACTGTAACAAAAATAACCAAATGTATATAAGATGACTTACGATACTTCTTT
This genomic stretch from Lysinibacillus pakistanensis harbors:
- a CDS encoding cell wall hydrolase, which translates into the protein MPRVKYIDNDVSLVARMMRAEAVGEGNQGMLYVGNVIVNRLVSNCLDFKDLRTIEDVIYQVQGGNFSFEAVQKGNLFYQRARSSEKRLAKQTLDYWRQHPAKYALWYFNPYAPCPPTWYGQPFTGQFKNHCFYEPAPDTCEGVYTG
- a CDS encoding DUF7309 domain-containing protein; its protein translation is MIQLHIESKKKPKIYRKLLLPEESRFDLLDELLLLSFDLDDAEYVNFEIVKKDGQVSANKEKILFLPDNDTDLDSEEELVIKWFRKSGDEAIGQVIDTNELFIIRLDSYVQLPMDSEKAICIAGAGDIHTGKLNKINIEEINEWIAAREMERIIDFLESQEPDYLTLLELANDLKKLKPWEYLESNEIIVIDYGDMNDKVLVSVMGAAGGEFGLMVFDLEHGYDSLAKILFEKNLSSDFSYSLNALTVNFVDRDELEPADYQLIKDCGLTYRGKKNWIQFRSYLEGTHPERPNYIEVELLIDVISTMINITEIRKDGWQYPQVAAHEYPAFKVKTDGELQEIYLLKIQVSKPTFECYEEISMFEKAQYKKKPKSALQLEYDLFYMPFGVEMEQTNRYVYPIVGILVERGSNLVIGHEVISMPKTPPMAQSILWAYLQGLEVRPSKIFVSKEVRPMLQPLAKILGVELVERELPGIREVREFMENMPMDLF
- a CDS encoding DUF2399 domain-containing protein, which translates into the protein MHEAFIQVYFLKKDEIIEKVEQQEQLMVATMVKKTARTFRKVAHLKLTMNTEFTSPLPKKLASYKFTPNAKRTLHETNDTIQQWLQQGWIVREIRYHTDGISVKEDYYRIGPAYIEAQHKSEQQQIVKQQQQMQALQQKAEQLALPELFQQAIEWNVLPAQWTMKKRMKYIEFCLAFYALSLQKELFDFKEIGATLHDTIGGSKVFDQEREAFLAQLEQSGIDPTLYGLVSIGKIVPIYFTGHVQNSVATYAIGAVHAMTDNAVLTSPFTTTNTTLWLVENRAILTRMAVETEFLRHTNSCIVCLDGQIRSAHKQFIEQLLQSAIKQTIIWTDTDSAGITIAKYAAALVKGTVKIVGRDYELYHSIESYATQVQEAHEQEQQLGGVEQWIKWV
- a CDS encoding AAA family ATPase → MIPYQLKIHGVRDYSPRSIHLGEPDEHILITGPNGVGKSTLTFCLGAVLYSSKVELEGLRSTNLKVNDPWYARITLIFLNEGKTKIDGPKFIAFQLTVNQDTKNSPIQREYEVLYGQDQEHLTSHARYTSGGTAGRTFKAYREDLRVRYKIEPDIYYLIWYQQEVNQFAAMYPEERFRKFSDMFEISEMQKEWEASLEKIKEVRTEIEYLKAIQKGAELNLNAAQTELNKYLDNKKRILTSGQKYYTLLHHMIGYYSTSIERTSEQKANDQVEKEKRIVAQQKLKQIMSELEQQKTQLSQNIEVLSEQLKHINDQLQQRQDEDTQQQNLQQQLEQQLEKIDEKRKYLRFDADTTQRKLEQTKKQYATITNQLGELSNQHTRLRKQERELDQEKARLEVTSSQLKDEITKAEKRKAIYGSSAQIEQQINTVSLQNEQDFEQIQRLKIELQMMERNITQYELKKVVSTRQQQGLLHLKQQQLEAYTLRELIELMPSAPVQLEKQLEAIKYSIFYVGKNYKPVNDLYYVSLPQLVPTESISKLPEFGLQIRNDLTEQQRNYANKALWWVKQFILESPKIEQGLLYDTRGVRGAQEAAQYILSDGAIEKLLQEVQQNYSKTKNEQQQLEKQYTENQQQLKQLQGHLHTMQLAESTLLKQADYASYLQQLELVEQKLSDLYDEQTALEIQLDELKSEQMEAKHNQDFYEQQWKIHEELGAFADQQMQLQQIVQARKYLQQNIRALTTEQESKDREINQQKREQSQLGEQQQQFESELKIVESQITGYELTIQKAMDKLELDETMKSRCQLDLIELEQILPQEAQQLDEQLATNMSLTMLQAESEQAQAQLRNARLEKINENAQQNYDQQKADFDKKNADLAKSEQLLESNTIRANELEDRLETTITMHLIKINTLFQKYMDLFQFEGQVEKERIEEKSGRVNFRLYIKARKIGHQGALEDVSMKARSGKVGLGVSGGEESLSSLLFALALLQNLATSPGYIVLDEFDSALDDERKNKVFNLYAEELQRKLIIVSPKGHDEMYYNCFSKVFIVEHDATIPKSTIRGIQNKK